In a genomic window of Methylovirgula sp. 4M-Z18:
- a CDS encoding DUF6311 domain-containing protein: protein MVRWDDGQAGFMAAGEPPAGRRKKAVVRYFWLVGGAIFFLAVGVSYSVYVYGLRPLDPTNISILPEDPAQSYMGWLFFRHEPRLTWPLGWSSALGYPKGEPIAYLDSIPLVATLLWPFRHWLPEPFQYLTLWWTLCATLSFYFGSRICRRLCGGDWVAGTAGGLLFLAAPVLLLRAAQDFALASHWFVLAALEFYLTCSARLSWRHISASVAIAAVAGGINPYIAVLSLSLIGAGYLRSTLTASEDTQRLLGPRLFVALTGMICAVTAMLLSWLLFGFLRPNDPGAYAGIGYGLVSMNLLAPIDPMFFPALLLRQQSYVSRFQVEGYNYFGLGVLLLGFAVLIRQPRMVLAHLFQRDAWPGWLVFVACTLLALTLKATVGSHVIYDLHAPPPIVQVLSAFRASGRLFWPAFYLALAGIVSAAFIVFGRYVALACVCAFAVQIVDLRGLRKEVRHTWSSTPIGVFSGTQMDVFTNGPVWQDIAHRYRHLVVMPAWQCEWAHETPGGEFGYWIFGKLAGEHRMSLNSFYAGRTSPSQIDYFCQTMPADLQQSGLANDTAYVFQRAAHAYAIPHNEHACRVLDGVILCVKAGDAQGFGQDLSAGLIELPIGTWVSIGQSTPLSDQLFGFGWDADEAWGRWTSSHEADLSFLAPGTGAVRLELVLNAFAPATHPQHAQISVNGRHMKDWLSVDGSDSTVGLDLPADLIGPDRVVTLKFILPDAVSPAELGISDDTRRIAVGLKSLRLNAE, encoded by the coding sequence ATGGTTCGATGGGATGATGGGCAGGCCGGTTTCATGGCCGCAGGCGAACCGCCGGCCGGCCGCCGGAAGAAAGCCGTGGTCCGATACTTCTGGCTCGTGGGCGGCGCGATATTTTTCCTCGCGGTCGGCGTCTCATATAGCGTTTATGTTTACGGCCTGCGTCCGCTCGATCCCACCAACATTTCGATCCTGCCGGAGGACCCCGCCCAAAGCTACATGGGTTGGCTGTTCTTTCGCCATGAACCTCGCCTGACTTGGCCTCTGGGCTGGTCGTCGGCGCTCGGCTATCCGAAGGGTGAGCCGATCGCCTATCTCGATTCAATTCCCCTTGTCGCGACATTGTTGTGGCCGTTCCGGCATTGGCTGCCGGAGCCCTTTCAATATCTCACGCTGTGGTGGACGCTGTGCGCGACGCTGTCATTTTATTTTGGCAGCCGGATTTGCCGCCGGCTGTGCGGCGGAGATTGGGTGGCCGGAACGGCAGGCGGGTTGCTGTTCCTGGCAGCACCCGTCCTCTTGTTGCGCGCGGCACAGGACTTTGCGCTTGCAAGCCACTGGTTCGTCCTTGCCGCACTGGAGTTCTATCTCACATGCTCAGCCCGCCTGTCGTGGCGCCACATTTCGGCAAGCGTCGCGATCGCCGCCGTCGCAGGGGGGATCAACCCTTATATTGCGGTCCTGTCGTTATCGCTCATCGGCGCGGGCTATCTCAGATCGACCCTCACCGCGTCGGAGGATACGCAGAGGTTGCTCGGGCCGCGCCTGTTCGTTGCGTTGACTGGCATGATCTGCGCCGTAACCGCCATGCTTTTGTCTTGGCTCCTCTTCGGCTTCTTGCGCCCGAATGATCCCGGTGCCTACGCCGGCATTGGCTATGGCCTTGTTTCCATGAATCTCTTGGCGCCTATCGACCCGATGTTCTTTCCTGCGCTCCTCTTGCGACAGCAGTCATACGTCAGCAGGTTTCAAGTTGAAGGCTATAATTATTTTGGATTGGGCGTTCTGCTCTTGGGCTTTGCCGTCCTCATCCGCCAGCCACGAATGGTCTTGGCTCATCTCTTTCAGCGAGATGCGTGGCCCGGCTGGCTGGTTTTTGTGGCCTGCACGTTGCTCGCTCTTACGCTCAAGGCAACGGTTGGTTCCCATGTGATTTACGATTTGCACGCGCCGCCGCCAATTGTGCAGGTGCTCAGTGCCTTCCGCGCATCTGGACGTCTCTTTTGGCCCGCCTTTTATCTCGCCCTCGCCGGAATCGTGAGCGCGGCTTTTATCGTTTTTGGCCGGTACGTCGCGCTGGCATGCGTTTGTGCATTCGCGGTTCAAATTGTCGACCTGCGCGGCCTGCGGAAGGAAGTCCGCCACACGTGGTCGAGCACTCCCATCGGCGTCTTCTCGGGCACCCAGATGGATGTCTTCACGAACGGCCCGGTATGGCAGGACATTGCGCACCGATATCGGCATCTTGTGGTGATGCCCGCTTGGCAGTGCGAATGGGCTCACGAAACACCGGGCGGCGAATTCGGCTATTGGATCTTCGGCAAGCTCGCCGGCGAACACCGCATGAGCCTCAACAGCTTTTATGCGGGACGCACCAGCCCGTCTCAGATCGACTATTTTTGCCAAACGATGCCGGCAGATCTGCAGCAAAGCGGGCTTGCAAACGACACCGCCTATGTCTTCCAGAGAGCAGCGCATGCTTACGCAATACCGCACAACGAACACGCGTGCCGCGTGCTCGATGGCGTCATTCTGTGCGTCAAGGCAGGCGACGCGCAAGGTTTTGGGCAAGATCTGTCGGCTGGCTTGATTGAACTTCCGATCGGCACGTGGGTTTCCATCGGCCAATCCACTCCCTTGAGCGACCAATTGTTCGGCTTCGGCTGGGATGCGGATGAAGCTTGGGGACGCTGGACAAGCAGCCACGAAGCAGATCTGTCATTTCTTGCTCCGGGGACTGGCGCCGTTCGGCTAGAGCTCGTCTTGAACGCCTTCGCGCCAGCGACGCATCCACAGCATGCGCAAATTTCGGTCAACGGCCGGCATATGAAAGATTGGCTGTCGGTCGACGGATCCGACAGCACGGTCGGCTTGGACCTCCCCGCTGACCTCATTGGACCGGATCGCGTCGTGACGCTCAAATTCATTCTGCCCGATGCGGTGTCGCCGGCCGAACTCGGCATCAGCGACGACACGCGGCGAATCGCTGTCGGCCTCAAAAGCCTCCGCCTCAATGCAGAATGA
- the ald gene encoding alanine dehydrogenase has product MLVGVPKEIKNNEYRVGLTPSSTHELVQHGHRVILEKGAGDGSGLNDEEYARAGAELVSTPEEIFHRAEMIVKVKEPQPNERKLLRDNQILYTYLHLAPDPAQTDDLIASGAVCIAYETVTSASGGLPLLTPMSEIAGRLAPQVGAHALEKSSGGRGILLGGVPGVPSGEVLVIGAGVAGTQAATISLGMGANVTVVDRDLETLRRLSARFGERVHLIHSTRSAIAELVQRADLVIGTVLIPGASAPKLITRDMLKTMKPGSVIVDVAIDQGGCCETSHATTHSDPTYVVDDVIHYCVANMPGAVARTSTLALNNATLPFALALADKGWRQAVIDDIHLRHGVNVCAGQVVCKPVADAQNRAYSSVEALL; this is encoded by the coding sequence ATGCTGGTGGGCGTTCCGAAAGAGATCAAGAACAACGAGTATCGCGTGGGGCTCACGCCGTCTTCTACACACGAGTTGGTGCAGCACGGCCATCGGGTCATCCTTGAAAAGGGCGCGGGTGACGGGTCTGGCCTGAACGATGAAGAATATGCGCGCGCAGGTGCCGAGTTGGTGTCGACGCCCGAGGAGATTTTTCATCGTGCGGAGATGATCGTGAAGGTCAAGGAGCCGCAGCCGAACGAAAGAAAGCTGTTGCGCGACAATCAGATTCTCTACACCTACCTGCATCTTGCGCCGGATCCCGCCCAAACCGACGATCTGATCGCCAGCGGCGCGGTATGTATCGCCTATGAGACGGTCACGTCCGCATCGGGCGGCCTTCCGCTCCTGACGCCAATGTCTGAGATCGCGGGCCGGTTGGCGCCGCAAGTGGGGGCGCATGCGCTGGAAAAATCATCCGGCGGACGAGGCATCTTGCTAGGCGGTGTGCCGGGCGTGCCGAGCGGCGAGGTTCTCGTGATCGGCGCGGGCGTCGCCGGGACGCAGGCGGCCACCATCTCGCTGGGGATGGGCGCCAATGTCACCGTCGTGGATCGCGATCTCGAGACGCTCCGCCGGCTTTCGGCGCGGTTCGGCGAGCGCGTCCATCTCATCCATTCGACGCGCTCGGCCATTGCAGAATTGGTCCAGCGCGCCGATCTGGTGATCGGAACCGTGCTGATCCCCGGTGCTTCGGCGCCGAAACTGATCACGCGAGACATGCTGAAGACGATGAAGCCCGGCAGCGTCATCGTTGACGTCGCGATCGATCAAGGTGGGTGTTGCGAGACGTCGCACGCCACGACCCATTCCGATCCGACCTATGTGGTGGATGACGTCATTCATTACTGCGTCGCCAATATGCCTGGCGCCGTGGCGCGCACGTCGACACTTGCCTTGAACAACGCGACGCTGCCCTTTGCGTTGGCGCTCGCCGACAAAGGATGGCGGCAAGCAGTCATCGATGACATTCATTTGCGCCATGGGGTGAATGTTTGCGCGGGACAAGTTGTCTGCAAGCCCGTCGCGGACGCGCAGAATCGCGCCTATTCAAGCGTGGAGGCGCTGCTCTGA